The following proteins are encoded in a genomic region of Coffea eugenioides isolate CCC68of chromosome 6, Ceug_1.0, whole genome shotgun sequence:
- the LOC113774583 gene encoding calcium-dependent protein kinase 13 — protein MGNCCRSPAAVAREDVKSSNFSAHDHARKDKSGPGAGNSKKPITVLTDLKKENVEEKYLVDRELGRGEFGVTYLCIDRDTRELLACKSISKRKLRTAVDVDDVRREVAIMKHLPKNSSIVTLKEACEDDNAVHLVMELCEGGELFDRIVARGHYTERAAAAVTRTIVEVVQLCHKHGVIHRDLKPENFLFANKKENSPLKAIDFGLSIFFKPGEKFSEIVGSPYYMAPEVLKRNYGPEIDIWSAGVILYILLCGVPPFWAESEQGVAQAILRGLIDFKREPWPSISESAKSLVRQMLEPDPKLRLTAKQVLEHPWLQNAKKAPNVPLGDVVKSRLKQFSLMNRFKRKALRVIADFLSTEEVEDIKDMFRKIDTDNDGIVSVEELKIGLQSSNSKLAESEIQMLIEAVDTNGKGSLDYGEFLAVSLHLQRMANDEHLHKAFSYFDKDGNGYIEPDELRNALMEDGVDDCTDVANDIFQEVDTDKDGRISFDEFVAMMRTGTDWRKASRHYSRGRFNSLSIKLIKDGSLNLGSE, from the exons ATGGGAAACTGCTGCAGATCTCCCGCCGCAGTCGCCAGAGAAGACGTCAAGTCCTCCAACTTCTCTGCCCACGATCACGCCCGCAAGGACAAGTCCGGCCCCGGCGCCGGCAACAGCAAGAAGCCCATCACTGTCTTAACTGATTTAAAGAAGGAGAACGTCGAGGAGAAGTACTTGGTGGACAGGGAGTTAGGTCGTGGTGAGTTCGGAGTGACTTATTTGTGCATTGATCGAGATACCAGGGAGCTATTGGCTTGCAAGTCCATTTCCAAAAGGAAGCTTCGGACGGCCGTCGATGTGGACGACGTCAGGCGAGAGGTGGCTATAATGAAGCATCTGCCCAAGAATTCCAGCATTGTTACCTTGAAGGAGGCCTGTGAGGATGACAATGCCGTTCATTTGGTCATGGAGTTGTGCGAGGGTGGTGAGCTTTTTGACAGGATTGTGGCCCGTGGACATTACACCGAGCGAGCTGCCGCCGCGGTCACCAGGACAATCGTCGAGGTCGTGCAACTCTGCCACAAGCATGGAGTGATCCACAGGGACTTGAAGCCAGAAAATTTTCTGTTCgccaataaaaaggaaaattcgcCTCTCAAAGCAATTGATTTCGGTTTGTCGATATTCTTTAAGCCAG GTGAGAAGTTTTCTGAGATTGTCGGCAGCCCGTATTACATGGCTCCAGAAGTGCTCAAGCGAAATTATGGGCCAGAAATTGACATATGGAGCGCAGGAGTTATCCTCTACATATTGTTGTGTGGGGTTCCTCCATTTTGGGCTG AGTCTGAACAAGGTGTTGCCCAAGCTATATTACGTGGATTAATAGATTTCAAACGAGAACCATGGCCAAGTATTTCAGAGAGTGCCAAGAGTCTTGTACGGCAAATGTTGGAGCCAGATCCTAAACTTCGACTTACTGCAAAGCAAGTTCTTG AACATCCTTGGCTGCAAAATGCAAAAAAGGCTCCAAATGTACCTCTTGGAGATGTTGTGAAGTCCAGGCTCAAGCAGTTCTCGCTGATGAATAGGTTCAAGAGAAAAGCTTTGAGG GTCATTGCTGATTTCTTGTCTACTGAAGAAGTTGAGGATATAAAGGATATGTTCAGAAAGATAGACACTGACAATGATGGGATTGTTTCTGTTGAAGAACTAAAAATTGGACTTCAGAGTTCCAATTCAAAGCTGGCTGAATCTGAAATACAGATGCTTATTGAAGCT GTAGATACAAACGGCAAAGGAAGTTTGGATTATGGAGAATTCCTTGCGGTTTCACTCCATCTACAGAGGATGGCTAACGATGAACATCTCCATAAAGCTTTCTCATATTTTGACAAGGATGGAAATGGTTATATAGAGCCAGATGAACTACGAAATGCCCTAATGGAGGATGGAGTAGATGATTGTACAGATGTAGCTAATGATATATTTCAGGAAGTTGACACAGACAAG GATGGGCGAATCAGCTTTGACGAATTTGTGGCCATGATGAGAACTGGGACCGATTGGAGGAAGGCTTCTAGGCATTACTCGAGAGGGAGATTCAACAGTCTGAGCATAAAATTGATCAAGGATGGTTCTCTTAACTTGGGAAGTGAATAA
- the LOC113775180 gene encoding probable 2-oxoglutarate-dependent dioxygenase At3g111800, translated as MNCLQSWPEPIVRVQSLSDSGIRAIPKRYVKGPSDRPSRLIESSAGSDVQIPVIDLHSLFSGLPQDDSLRQETLDSIATACREWGFFQVVNHGVSHELMARTREVWREFFHLPLEEKQQYANSPSTYEGYGSRLGVEKGAKLDWSDYFFLHYLPTSLRDQNKWPKLPSSCRELVGKYNEELVKLCGKLTKILSLNLGLKEEYLQQAFGGEEVGACLRINFYPKCPQPDLTLGLSSHSDPGGMTLLLPDENVAGLQVRRARNWITVKPVPNAFIVNIGDQIQVLSNARYRSVEHRVIVNSVKERVSLAFFYNPRGDLLIQPAPELVAEDSPALYSPMTYNEYRVFIRTRGPCGKSQVESLKSPK; from the exons ATGAACTGCTTACAGAGTTGGCCGGAACCAATTGTGAGGGTCCAATCACTGTCGGACAGTGGCATTCGGGCAATCCCCAAACGCTACGTGAAAGGTCCATCCGATAGGCCTTCCCGGCTTATAGAATCCTCTGCAGGCAGCGATGTGCAAATTCCCGTGATTGACCTCCACAGTCTTTTTTCTGGCCTGCCGCAGGATGACTCGCTGCGCCAAGAAACCTTGGACAGCATAGCCACTGCGTGTCGCGAGTGGGGCTTCTTCCAGGTGGTTAACCATGGGGTTAGCCATGAGCTCATGGCCCGCACTCGGGAGGTGTGGCGCGAATTCTTTCACCTTCCCTTGGAGGAGAAGCAGCAATATGCTAATTCCCCGAGCACCTATGAAGGTTACGGCAGCCGGCTCGGGGTGGAGAAAGGAGCAAAGTTGGATTGGAGTGACTACTTCTTTCTTCATTACCTTCCTACTTCCCTGAGGGACCAAAACAAGTGGCCTAAGCTTCCATCTTCATGCAG GGAATTGGTAGGCAAGTATAACGAGGAACTGGTTAAACTCTGTGGGAAGTTGACGAAGATTTTATCATTGAATCTTGGACTAAAAGAGGAGTACCTTCAGCAAGCTTTCGGAGGTGAGGAAGTGGGCGCATGCTTGAGGATAAATTTTTACCCGAAATGTCCACAACCGGACCTCACACTGGGCCTCTCATCACATTCTGATCCTGGTGGCATGACCCTTCTCCTCCCTGACGAAAATGTCGCCGGCCTCCAAGTCCGCCGTGCCCGTAATTGGATAACGGTCAAACCGGTTCCTAATGCCTTCATTGTCAACATTGGAGATCAAATTCAG GTCCTGAGCAACGCGAGGTACAGAAGCGTGGAGCACCGAGTAATCGTGAATTCGGTCAAAGAGCGAGTGTCGCTGGCATTTTTCTACAATCCAAGGGGTGACTTGCTTATCCAACCTGCGCCGGAGCTGGTCGCGGAGGACTCCCCTGCCCTATATTCGCCCATGACCTACAATGAATACAGAGTTTTCATCAGAACAAGGGGCCCTTGTGGCAAGTCCCAAGTTGAATCCCTCAAATCCCCCAAGTAG
- the LOC113772834 gene encoding myb family transcription factor PHL7-like — translation MGASRSDGSSKERLKWTQELHSLFEKAVNQLGGPDRATPKGILKAMGIPGLTIFHVKSHLQKYRMSKFIPESPNRGNRFERRSISEILPNFSATSGAQLNEALQMQKEVQKRLSDQLEVQRSLKMKIEAQGRFLERIANEHKNRAANAKPSKPYSPAASLPSLCEESDSEVDRNEIRPAVAAAAEFRAAKRIRIEDDDALLQKCDLESYNNGHQSPFLLRGLNSPCWAHEMGYPWGVATQSPMLPALYDPLN, via the exons ATGGGGGCGAGTCGTTCCGATGGCTCTTCGAAAGAGCGCTTGAAATGGACCCAAGAACTTCACAGTCTCTTCGAGAAGGCGGTTAACCAGCTTGGTGGTCCAGACA GGGCAACACCAAAGGGTATTTTGAAGGCTATGGGCATTCCTGGACTCACTATTTTCCACGTTAAAAGCCACTTGCAG AAATACAGGATGTCAAAGTTCATCCCAGAATCACCCAACA GGGGCAACAGGTTTGAAAGGAGAAGCATATCTGAAATATTGCCAAACTTCAGCGCAACATC AGGCGCTCAACTTAACGAAGCACTGCAAATGCAAAAAGAAGTGCAAAAGCGGCTGAGTGATCAGCTTGAA GTTCAAAGGAGTTTGAAGATGAAAATCGAGGCTCAAGGAAGATTTCTAGAGAGAATTGCAAACGAACACAAAAACAGGGCGGCAAATGCAAAACCAAGCAAGCCTTACTCTCCAGCTGCATCCCTGCCTTCTCTGTGCGAGGAGTCCGACTCTGAGGTAGACAGAAACGAAATACGACCtgctgttgctgctgctgcagAATTTCGAGCAGCAAAGAGGATAAGGATAGAAGATGACGATGCTTTGCTACAAAAATGCGACCTTGAATCCTACAACAACGGCCATCAGAGCCCGTTTCTCCTCAGAGGATTGAACAGCCCGTGTTGGGCTCATGAAATGGGATATCCATGGGGCGTTGCAACCCAGTCTCCCATGTTGCCGGCACTGTATGATCCTCTAAACTGA
- the LOC113775400 gene encoding PHD finger protein ALFIN-LIKE 1-like: protein MSSVSSNPRTVEEIFKDYSARRAGIVRALTYDVDDFYGLCDPEKENLCLYGHPNETWEVNLPAEEVPPELPEPALGINFARDGMNRRDWLSLVAVHSDCWLLSVAFYLGARLNRNERKRLFSLINDLPTVFEVVTDRKPAKEKPSVDSGSRSRGSTKRSNDGPAKSNPRLADESYEEDDDEHSETLCGSCGGNYNADEFWIGCDICERWFHGKCVKITPAKAENIKQYKCPSCSLKRGRQ from the exons ATGTCTTCGGTTTCCTCAAACCCCCGAACTGTAGAAGAGATCTTCAAAGATTACAGCGCTCGTCGTGCCGGAATAGTTCGTGCTTTAACATACG ATGTGGATGACTTTTATGGACTTTGCGATCCAG AGAAGGAAAATTTGTGCCTGTATGGTCACCCAAATGAGACCTGGGAAGTGAATCTTCCGGCTGAAGAAGTACCTCCAGAGCTTCCAGAGCCTGCACTCGGGATCAATTTTGCTAGGGATGGAATGAACCGTCGAGATTGGCTCTCGTTGGTTGCTGTGCACAGCGATTGTTGGTTGCTCTCTGTGGCTTTCTATCTTGGTGCTAGGCTTAATCGAAATGAAAG GAAGCGTTTATTCAGCTTAATCAACGATCTTCCAACTGTCTTTGAGGTTGTGACAGACAGGAAACCTGCAAAAGAAAAGCCCAGTGTGGATAGTGGAAGCAGATCTCGTGGCAGCACAAAG AGATCAAATGATGGTCCGGCTAAAAGCAATCCAAGATTGGCAGATGAAAGTTATGAAGAGGATGACGATGAACACAGCGAAACACTTTGTGGCAGCTGTGGGGGAAATTATAATGCAGATGAGTTTTGGATTGGTTGTGACATTTGTGAGAGGTGGTTCCATGGGAAGTGTGTGAAAATTACCCCTGCTAAAGCtgaaaatataaagcaatacaAATGTCCATCTTGCAGCTTGAAGCGAGGCAGGCAGTAG